One region of Mycobacterium riyadhense genomic DNA includes:
- a CDS encoding SAM-dependent methyltransferase translates to MARTDDDTWDLANSVGATATMVAAARAAASRRPRPVINDPFAEPLVRAVGLDVFTRVATGQADLDEIGTGLGFPRMVDTFAARALFFDTYFAEAGAAGLRQVVIVASGLDARPYRLGWPASTVVYEIDQPEVIGFKTATVSKLGAVATTEHRPVGIDLRDDWPAALRAAGFDPAQPSAWLAEGVLIGFLPPEAEVRLLDNVIALSASGSRLAADYGTITGTSEDSAELARRMTEGWRAHGLELDIAELTYPGEHTDVAAHLHTHGWEITTSDHSDLLAAAGLPELAAADQHGPATPLRFVKAVRA, encoded by the coding sequence ATGGCACGAACCGATGACGACACGTGGGACCTGGCTAACAGTGTGGGAGCCACTGCCACCATGGTGGCGGCGGCGCGGGCGGCCGCGAGTCGGCGTCCCCGGCCGGTCATCAACGACCCGTTCGCGGAGCCGCTGGTCCGCGCCGTCGGGCTGGACGTGTTCACCCGGGTGGCCACCGGTCAAGCGGATCTCGACGAGATCGGCACCGGCCTCGGGTTTCCGCGGATGGTGGACACGTTCGCCGCACGCGCCCTGTTCTTCGATACATACTTCGCCGAGGCCGGCGCGGCCGGATTGCGCCAGGTGGTGATCGTGGCGTCCGGGCTCGATGCCCGCCCGTACCGGCTTGGGTGGCCGGCCAGCACGGTGGTGTACGAAATCGACCAGCCCGAGGTGATCGGGTTCAAGACCGCCACGGTATCCAAACTCGGTGCCGTCGCGACCACCGAGCATCGCCCGGTGGGCATAGATCTGCGCGACGATTGGCCGGCCGCGCTGCGTGCCGCCGGTTTCGATCCCGCCCAGCCATCCGCTTGGCTGGCCGAGGGAGTGCTCATCGGCTTTCTGCCGCCCGAAGCCGAGGTTCGGTTGCTGGACAACGTCATTGCGCTTAGCGCCAGTGGCAGCCGGCTTGCCGCGGACTATGGAACGATCACCGGAACTTCGGAGGACTCCGCGGAATTGGCGCGACGGATGACCGAGGGCTGGCGTGCGCATGGGCTGGAGCTGGACATCGCCGAGTTGACCTACCCTGGCGAGCACACCGACGTCGCCGCACACCTGCACACTCACGGGTGGGAGATCACCACCTCGGACCACTCGGATCTCCTTGCCGCGGCCGGCCTCCCCGAACTGGCAGCCGCCGATCAGCACGGGCCCGCCACGCCGCTTCGCTTCGTGAAGGCCGTGCGGGCTTAG